In a single window of the Elaeis guineensis isolate ETL-2024a chromosome 4, EG11, whole genome shotgun sequence genome:
- the LOC105036747 gene encoding zinc finger protein ZAT5 — protein MESPEEAMGSNSTTSNGNGDECTHATSTAIVVKGKRTKRPRTQPLALAAAMAVADSSSASSADASGSITEEEEDMANCLILLAQGRALDAGGPKPELPAEEGGGTDKFTSRRFTEAATTTGGKAGFYVYECKTCNKCFPSFQALGGHRASHKKPKLAITAGEEKKASVEEDMLKISMNSFSKAMVSGGSTKPRVHECSICGSEFNSGQALGGHMRRHRPVVIPEAAEAKKERTILSLDLNLPAPSDDDRPELQRPSSPAFSFASKPPLIFPASASALVDCHY, from the coding sequence ATGGAATCTCCAGAAGAAGCCATGGGCTCCAACAGCACCACCAGCAACGGCAACGGCGACGAGTGTACGCACGCCACCTCCACCGCCATCGTCGTGAAGGGAAAGCGCACCAAGCGGCCAAGGACCCAACCGCTGGCCCTGGCGGCCGCCATGGCGGTTGCCGACTCCTCCTCCGCCTCCTCGGCTGATGCTTCGGGGAGCAtcacagaggaggaggaggacatGGCCAATTGCCTCATCCTCCTCGCCCAGGGTCGCGCCCTCGATGCCGGCGGCCCCAAGCCGGAATTGCCGGCAGAAGAGGGCGGCGGGACCGATAAGTTCACGAGCCGGAGATTCACTGAGGCGGCGACGACCACCGGCGGCAAGGCTGGGTTCTACGTATACGAGTGCAAGACATGCAACAAATGCTTCCCGTCGTTCCAGGCGCTGGGCGGGCACCGCGCGAGCCACAAGAAGCCTAAGCTGGCGATCACGGCGGGCGAAGAGAAGAAGGCGTCGGTCGAAGAAGATATGCTGAAGATAAGTATGAATTCTTTCTCCAAGGCAATGGTCAGCGGCGGCAGCACCAAGCCGAGGGTGCACGAGTGCTCGATTTGCGGGTCGGAGTTCAACTCCGGGCAGGCGCTGGGGGGCCACATGCGGCGGCACCGGCCGGTGGTCATCCCGGAGGCCGCAGAAGCCAAGAAGGAGCGGACGATCCTCTCCTTGGATCTCAACCTCCCAGCGCCCTCCGATGACGACCGGCCCGAACTCCAAAGGCCGTCCTCGCCGGCTTTCTCCTTTGCCAGCAAGCCGCCGCTCATCTTCCCGGCGTCGGCGTCGGCCTTGGTGGATTGCCATTACTGA